A stretch of the Pedobacter sp. MC2016-14 genome encodes the following:
- a CDS encoding fumarylacetoacetate hydrolase family protein — translation MKLIRYGAAGKEKTGVIIADKWYDTSAFGSDYNEQFFEENGLERLEEFVKANEGKLIEISKDERLGSPVARPSKIVCIGLNYADHAKETNAPLPPEPIIFMKSTTSLAGPNDDIIIPKNSVKTDWEVELAVVIGKKASYVDEADALEYVAGYALHNDVSEREFQIERGGTWDKGKGCDTFAPLGPFLATQDEIADVNNLRLWLTVNGEKMQDGNTSNFIFNVPFVIAYVSQFMTLLPGDVISTGTPAGVGLGFKPPIFLKEGDVVELGIDGLGTSKQALKAYVKN, via the coding sequence ATGAAATTAATAAGATACGGTGCTGCCGGTAAAGAAAAAACGGGCGTAATTATAGCAGATAAATGGTATGATACTTCTGCTTTTGGAAGCGATTACAATGAGCAGTTTTTTGAAGAAAACGGATTGGAAAGGCTGGAGGAATTTGTAAAAGCAAATGAAGGTAAGTTGATAGAAATCAGCAAAGATGAGCGTTTGGGTTCACCGGTTGCCAGGCCATCAAAAATCGTTTGTATTGGTTTAAATTATGCTGATCATGCTAAAGAAACCAATGCGCCTCTTCCACCAGAGCCCATTATTTTTATGAAGTCTACCACTTCATTGGCAGGCCCGAATGATGACATCATCATCCCTAAAAATTCAGTTAAAACGGACTGGGAGGTTGAACTTGCTGTTGTGATTGGTAAAAAAGCATCTTATGTGGATGAAGCTGATGCTTTGGAGTATGTTGCCGGTTATGCCTTGCACAATGACGTATCAGAGCGTGAGTTTCAAATTGAAAGAGGCGGAACCTGGGACAAAGGAAAAGGATGCGATACTTTTGCGCCATTAGGTCCCTTCCTTGCCACTCAGGATGAAATTGCTGATGTAAACAACCTTCGCCTATGGCTAACGGTAAACGGAGAGAAGATGCAGGATGGAAATACGTCTAACTTTATTTTCAATGTCCCTTTTGTGATTGCTTATGTAAGCCAATTTATGACTTTATTGCCAGGCGATGTAATTAGTACAGGTACACCAGCAGGTGTAGGATTAGGATTTAAACCGCCGATTTTCTTAAAAGAAGGTGATGTGGTTGAATTGGGAATTGACGGTCTGGGCACTTCAAAACAGGCATTAAAAGCATATGTTAAAAATTGA
- a CDS encoding SDR family oxidoreductase — MDLQLKDKVVIVTGGAKGIGEGIALALAAEGAIPVIIGRKAEDNLKVVDAIKAKGGQAGHVVAELKDPEECKEAITLVLKIHGRIDGLVNNAGVNDGVGLENGSYEGFIDSLHKNVVHYYLMAHYALPALKESKGSILNIGSKVADTGQGGTSAYAASNGARNALTREWAVELLPYGIRVNAVIVAECFTPLYQTWISSLENSEEKLKEITQKIPLGTRMTTAEEIANASVFLLSEKSSHTTGQLVYIDGGYVHLDRAITK; from the coding sequence ATGGATTTACAACTGAAAGATAAAGTAGTTATTGTAACTGGCGGTGCAAAAGGCATTGGTGAAGGCATAGCCTTAGCACTTGCCGCAGAAGGCGCCATTCCTGTAATTATAGGTAGAAAAGCTGAAGATAATTTAAAGGTAGTTGATGCGATTAAGGCAAAAGGGGGACAGGCAGGTCATGTAGTTGCCGAGCTGAAAGATCCTGAAGAATGTAAAGAGGCCATTACGCTGGTGCTTAAAATACATGGCCGTATAGACGGACTGGTAAATAATGCAGGTGTTAATGATGGTGTAGGACTGGAAAATGGCAGCTATGAAGGCTTTATTGATAGTCTGCATAAAAATGTAGTGCATTATTATTTAATGGCGCATTATGCCTTGCCAGCCTTAAAGGAATCCAAAGGATCTATTTTAAATATTGGTTCTAAAGTGGCGGATACCGGACAGGGTGGTACCTCGGCCTATGCTGCCAGCAACGGTGCCAGAAATGCATTAACCAGGGAATGGGCTGTTGAACTGTTGCCTTATGGTATTCGTGTAAATGCGGTTATTGTAGCGGAGTGTTTTACGCCACTTTACCAAACATGGATCAGCTCTTTGGAAAATTCTGAAGAAAAATTGAAGGAAATTACGCAAAAGATCCCCCTGGGTACGAGAATGACTACAGCTGAGGAAATTGCGAATGCTTCGGTATTCCTTTTGTCTGAAAAATCGAGCCACACAACAGGCCAGTTAGTGTATATAGACGGTGGTTATGTGCATTTGGATCGTGCGATTACTAAATAA
- a CDS encoding (Fe-S)-binding protein produces the protein MKVGLFIPCYVDQFYPKAAIATLELLEKLGVEVGYPSGQTCCGQPMANSGFSGLTGGCDALFVKNFSSYDYVVCPSGSCVLHLKEHLHAEDEAQAVALRSKIYELTEFLTDVLKVEQLKASFPHRVGLHQSCHGQRGLKISQMTELVAPGFSKPLQLLGMVDGVNMVQLDRMDECCGFGGTFCVAEEAVSAKMGQDRVADHVKNGAEYITSADLSCLMHLEGILKRQGSAVKVLHIAEILNHQ, from the coding sequence ATGAAAGTAGGTTTATTTATCCCCTGTTATGTAGATCAGTTCTATCCTAAAGCGGCAATTGCAACTTTAGAATTGCTTGAGAAACTAGGTGTGGAGGTAGGTTATCCCAGCGGTCAAACCTGCTGTGGACAGCCAATGGCCAATTCTGGTTTTTCTGGTTTAACGGGTGGCTGTGATGCTTTGTTTGTAAAAAACTTTTCAAGTTATGACTATGTTGTTTGCCCCTCCGGGAGTTGTGTATTACACCTCAAGGAGCATTTACATGCTGAAGATGAAGCGCAGGCCGTTGCGTTAAGAAGCAAAATATATGAACTTACAGAGTTTTTAACAGATGTGCTTAAGGTTGAACAACTGAAGGCCAGTTTCCCTCACCGGGTTGGCTTACACCAAAGCTGCCATGGACAGCGTGGCTTAAAAATCTCTCAGATGACAGAACTTGTGGCACCCGGTTTTTCCAAACCCTTGCAATTGCTGGGGATGGTAGATGGGGTAAACATGGTTCAACTTGACAGGATGGACGAATGCTGCGGTTTTGGCGGTACGTTTTGTGTGGCTGAAGAAGCTGTGTCTGCCAAGATGGGCCAGGATAGGGTGGCGGATCATGTAAAGAATGGTGCAGAGTATATTACCTCTGCAGATCTTTCGTGTCTGATGCACCTGGAGGGAATTTTGAAGCGCCAGGGCAGCGCGGTTAAGGTATTGCATATTGCTGAAATTTTAAATCACCAATAG
- a CDS encoding SDR family NAD(P)-dependent oxidoreductase, which produces MFSLKGKTAVITGGGSGIGKAIALLFAKQGATVHIIELNAAAATETVSAIGTETPAFAHGCDVSNQEQVLNTFKEIGKVDILVNNAGIAHIGRADTTSEADFTKVFDVNVKGAYNCLFAAIPMMKTAGAGVILNMASIGAIVGISDRFAYSMSKGAIYAMTLSVARDYMADGIRCNSISPARVHTPFVDGFIAKNYAGQEAEIFEKLSKSQPIGRMGKPEEVASLALYLCADEAGFVTGNDYPIDGGFIKLNN; this is translated from the coding sequence ATGTTTAGTTTAAAAGGAAAAACAGCAGTTATTACAGGAGGTGGCAGCGGAATTGGTAAAGCTATAGCCTTATTGTTCGCAAAACAAGGTGCTACAGTGCACATTATTGAATTGAATGCAGCGGCTGCTACAGAAACGGTAAGCGCAATAGGTACTGAAACGCCGGCGTTTGCGCACGGTTGTGATGTGAGTAACCAGGAGCAGGTATTAAATACTTTTAAAGAAATTGGTAAGGTAGATATATTGGTTAACAATGCTGGTATTGCGCACATTGGACGTGCTGATACTACCAGCGAAGCGGATTTTACTAAAGTATTTGATGTGAACGTAAAAGGTGCTTATAACTGTCTTTTTGCCGCTATACCGATGATGAAAACCGCAGGTGCGGGTGTTATTTTGAATATGGCTTCTATTGGTGCTATTGTAGGAATTTCGGACCGTTTTGCTTACTCTATGAGTAAAGGTGCGATTTATGCCATGACACTTTCTGTGGCCAGAGATTACATGGCAGACGGAATTCGTTGTAACAGCATTTCTCCCGCAAGGGTACACACGCCATTTGTAGATGGTTTTATCGCTAAAAACTATGCTGGTCAGGAAGCGGAAATTTTTGAGAAGCTTTCTAAAAGTCAGCCAATAGGCAGAATGGGTAAACCTGAAGAGGTGGCTTCACTGGCACTTTACCTTTGCGCAGATGAAGCAGGCTTTGTGACGGGAAATGATTATCCGATTGACGGAGGTTTTATAAAGTTAAATAATTAA
- a CDS encoding amidohydrolase has protein sequence MLKIDAHQHFWVFDPVRDSWIGDDMAILQDDFMPAHLQPILEHYGFMGSVAVQSDQSADETHFLLQQTEQNPFIKGVVGWIDLQAADITEQLEAYRRYDKLKGFRHILQGEKQRDLMLEPAFKNGIGQLKQFGYTYDVLIFPDQLGYAAELAATFPDQPFVLDHIAKPGIKDNADDAFKSWSAAIAHLAKQENVWCKVSGMVTEADLRNWKKADFKRYLDVVFEHFGVNRLMFGSDWPVCRLAATYGEVLSIMEAYLSSFSEQEQALFWSGNAAKFYNLSI, from the coding sequence ATGTTAAAAATTGATGCACACCAGCATTTCTGGGTTTTTGATCCGGTAAGGGACAGTTGGATCGGCGATGATATGGCCATCCTTCAGGACGATTTTATGCCTGCACATTTGCAGCCGATACTGGAGCATTATGGATTTATGGGCAGTGTTGCGGTGCAATCTGATCAAAGTGCCGATGAAACTCATTTTCTGTTGCAGCAAACTGAACAAAATCCTTTTATAAAGGGCGTGGTAGGCTGGATAGATTTGCAGGCTGCCGATATCACTGAACAACTGGAGGCTTATCGTAGATACGATAAGCTGAAAGGCTTCAGGCATATTTTACAGGGAGAAAAACAAAGGGATTTGATGCTTGAACCGGCTTTTAAAAACGGGATAGGGCAGTTAAAGCAATTTGGTTATACCTATGATGTGCTGATATTTCCGGACCAGCTTGGTTACGCTGCTGAACTTGCTGCGACATTTCCGGACCAGCCTTTTGTGCTTGACCATATTGCTAAACCCGGAATTAAAGACAACGCTGATGATGCTTTTAAGTCCTGGAGCGCAGCTATTGCTCATCTTGCGAAACAAGAGAATGTATGGTGTAAGGTATCTGGCATGGTAACGGAAGCGGATTTGAGAAACTGGAAGAAAGCCGATTTTAAAAGGTACCTGGATGTAGTTTTTGAGCATTTTGGTGTAAACAGATTAATGTTTGGATCTGACTGGCCGGTTTGTCGCCTGGCTGCAACATATGGTGAGGTGCTGAGTATTATGGAAGCATACCTATCTTCATTCTCTGAGCAGGAACAGGCCTTATTCTGGTCGGGCAATGCGGCTAAGTTCTACAACTTAAGTATTTAA